A single region of the Chryseobacterium sp. 6424 genome encodes:
- a CDS encoding glycoside hydrolase family 13 protein: protein MKNPELQILVYGKDISKYSVELSNNIQVKDLTKTENPNYVFITVNTDEINTSSFKINFKEKNKTRYSYDYELKNRKPGSADRNSFTSKDVMYLIMPDRFANGDESNDSQKNLTDKLNRNAPNGRHGGDLRGIINNLDYLENLGVTALWLTPANEDNEKQTSYHGYAQTDLYKIDGRYGTNEEYLELSRELQKRGMMLIQDYVTNHWGISHWLIQDLPTKDWIHQFADGEGKYGFKRSNYRTTSQFDTNVAEIDKKEALNGWFDTTMPDLNQSNPLVLKYLTQNAIWWIEYAELGGMRVDTYPYNDKVAMAKWAKAITDEYPKFDIVGEAWMYNPAHVSYWQKNSKIGEIDGYNSNLPSVMDFTLYTDLPSALKEEEGWDKGMIRIYNSFGNDFLYPDINNILVFFENHDTERLNEIFNGDSRYYKMALTLISTVRGIPQIYYGSEIGMRGEKFKGDADIRRDFPGGWKGDAQDAFNPATRTAEQKDFHDFTQKVLNWRKGKDVIHTGKTKHYMPKEKVYVYFRYNDSVVGTSRDLSTPRINNEKVMVVINNNEKEQTFDLNRFAESLGGVSAGKDVISGKDFVIDPQNKLTVAGKSCLILELR from the coding sequence ATGAAAAATCCGGAACTCCAGATTTTAGTCTACGGAAAAGACATTTCAAAATATTCGGTCGAACTATCCAATAATATTCAGGTCAAAGACCTCACAAAAACCGAAAACCCGAATTACGTTTTCATCACGGTGAATACTGATGAAATCAATACATCTTCATTTAAAATCAATTTTAAAGAAAAGAATAAAACAAGATATTCTTACGATTACGAACTGAAGAACAGAAAACCCGGTTCCGCCGACAGAAATTCGTTCACATCAAAGGACGTGATGTATCTCATCATGCCCGACAGGTTCGCGAATGGCGATGAATCCAACGATTCCCAGAAAAACCTTACCGACAAATTGAACCGGAACGCGCCAAACGGAAGACACGGCGGCGATCTGCGCGGCATCATCAACAATCTGGATTATCTGGAGAACCTGGGTGTTACAGCACTCTGGTTAACGCCGGCAAACGAAGACAACGAAAAGCAGACTTCCTATCACGGTTACGCGCAGACCGATTTATACAAAATCGACGGCCGTTACGGAACCAACGAAGAATATCTCGAACTTTCGCGCGAACTACAGAAACGTGGCATGATGCTGATTCAGGATTATGTGACCAATCATTGGGGAATTTCGCATTGGCTGATTCAGGATCTACCGACCAAAGACTGGATTCATCAGTTCGCGGATGGTGAAGGAAAGTACGGTTTCAAACGTTCCAACTACAGAACAACTTCACAGTTCGACACCAATGTTGCCGAAATAGACAAAAAAGAAGCATTGAACGGCTGGTTCGATACCACGATGCCCGACTTGAACCAAAGCAATCCTTTGGTTTTAAAATACCTTACCCAAAACGCCATCTGGTGGATTGAATATGCTGAACTCGGCGGAATGCGCGTGGATACGTATCCGTACAACGACAAAGTAGCGATGGCAAAATGGGCAAAAGCAATTACTGACGAATATCCTAAATTCGATATTGTCGGCGAAGCATGGATGTACAATCCGGCGCACGTTTCTTACTGGCAGAAAAATTCAAAAATCGGGGAGATTGACGGTTACAACTCCAATCTTCCGTCCGTGATGGATTTCACGTTGTACACCGATCTTCCGTCGGCTTTAAAAGAAGAGGAGGGCTGGGACAAAGGAATGATCAGGATTTACAATTCCTTCGGAAACGATTTTCTGTATCCGGACATCAACAATATTCTGGTGTTTTTTGAAAATCATGATACAGAAAGATTAAACGAAATCTTCAACGGAGATTCGCGCTATTACAAAATGGCGCTGACGTTAATTTCAACTGTCCGAGGAATTCCACAGATTTATTACGGATCCGAAATCGGTATGCGTGGCGAAAAATTCAAAGGTGATGCTGATATAAGAAGAGATTTTCCGGGCGGCTGGAAAGGCGATGCACAGGATGCTTTCAACCCTGCAACCCGAACCGCCGAACAGAAAGATTTCCATGATTTCACCCAAAAAGTTTTGAACTGGCGAAAAGGCAAAGACGTCATCCACACCGGAAAAACAAAGCATTATATGCCGAAAGAAAAGGTGTACGTTTATTTCCGTTACAATGACAGCGTTGTAGGGACAAGTCGCGACTTGTCCACGCCGCGCATCAACAATGAAAAAGTAATGGTGGTGATCAACAACAACGAAAAAGAGCAAACTTTTGACCTAAACCGTTTTGCTGAATCTTTGGGCGGAGTTTCCGCGGGCAAGGATGTAATTTCAGGAAAAGATTTTGTGATCGATCCGCAAAATAAATTAACTGTAGCTGGGAAATCTTGTTTAATTTTAGAGTTGAGATAA
- the purM gene encoding phosphoribosylformylglycinamidine cyclo-ligase, with the protein MNNTYKSAGVDKEEGYKTVDRIKSAVAETHNKQVLNNIGSFGAFYEIAGYKNPVLVSGTDGVGTKLKVALDAKKYDSIGVDCFAMCGNDILCHGAKPLFFLDYLACGKLDADIAAEIVLGMVEACKDNNCALIGGETAEMPGMYQPGDYDVAGFCVGIVEKDQIIDGSKIAIGHKIIALPSSGFHSNGFSLVRKIFTDFNEEFDGKPLHETLLVPTKLYYKPIFRLLEAVAVAGIAHITGGGIIENIPRIIPEGLCAKVETALIQIPPVMLELEKRGNIDRMEMYGTFNMGVGMVVVVDEKQAAEVLNILDDAYVIGEITKGNQKIELI; encoded by the coding sequence ATGAATAATACCTATAAATCCGCCGGCGTAGACAAAGAAGAAGGCTACAAAACGGTTGATAGAATAAAATCAGCGGTTGCAGAAACCCATAACAAGCAGGTGCTGAATAACATTGGCAGTTTCGGTGCGTTTTATGAAATTGCAGGTTACAAAAATCCAGTACTTGTCTCGGGGACAGATGGTGTGGGCACAAAACTGAAAGTGGCGCTTGATGCCAAGAAATATGATTCCATAGGTGTAGATTGTTTTGCTATGTGCGGCAACGACATCCTGTGTCACGGTGCCAAACCACTGTTTTTTTTAGATTATTTGGCGTGCGGCAAATTAGATGCTGATATTGCAGCTGAAATCGTGCTGGGTATGGTGGAAGCCTGTAAGGACAACAATTGTGCGCTCATCGGTGGCGAAACTGCCGAAATGCCCGGCATGTATCAGCCTGGAGATTATGATGTGGCTGGTTTCTGCGTGGGCATCGTGGAAAAAGATCAGATCATCGACGGGTCCAAAATTGCGATCGGACATAAGATAATCGCGCTGCCAAGTTCCGGGTTTCACAGCAATGGCTTTTCGCTTGTAAGAAAGATTTTCACCGATTTTAATGAAGAGTTTGACGGGAAACCGCTTCACGAGACGCTTTTAGTCCCTACCAAATTATATTACAAACCTATATTCCGACTGCTGGAAGCGGTAGCGGTTGCAGGTATCGCACACATCACTGGTGGCGGGATTATTGAAAACATACCGCGCATTATCCCAGAAGGGCTTTGTGCAAAGGTTGAAACCGCCCTTATACAGATCCCTCCAGTCATGCTCGAACTCGAAAAACGAGGAAATATCGACCGGATGGAAATGTACGGCACATTCAACATGGGAGTGGGGATGGTTGTCGTAGTTGACGAAAAACAGGCTGCCGAAGTCCTAAATATACTTGATGACGCCTACGTTATTGGTGAAATCACTAAAGGAAACCAAAAAATTGAACTGATCTAA
- the guaA gene encoding glutamine-hydrolyzing GMP synthase: MNRGIIILDFGSQYNQLIARRIRELGVYSEVLPYDTPLNEILTKNPSGIILSGGPSSVNIENARLVDKNLLEQGIPVLGICYGMQLITHLLDGKVKRGEKGEYGKATLEIKKSNTLLSGASQFSTVWMSHFDEVQEIPAGFEVNAVSDVISAISNEAQRIYGVQFHPEVSHTEEGARIIENFVFGICHAPKDWKLTNYIDSAVAEIRAKVGSQKVILGLSGGVDSSVAAVLIHKAIGDQLQCIFVDTGLLRKDEAEKVMTNYGEHFHLNIKLIDAKDRFLGKLKGISDPEEKRKIIGNEFVAVFDEESHKIEGAKFLAQGTIYPDVIESQSVKGPSAVIKSHHNVGGLPEEMDFELLEPLRELFKDEVRKVGEELGIPAHLVHRHPFPGPGLGIRILGEVDEEKVTILQHADDIFIEELYKNNLYDKVSQAFVVLLPVKSVGVMGDERTYEYTAVVRSANTTDFMTATFSKFPWEFLETVSNRIINEVRGINRVTYDISSKPPATIEWE, from the coding sequence ATGAACAGAGGAATCATCATTCTGGATTTTGGGTCACAATATAATCAGCTCATTGCCAGAAGAATCCGCGAACTCGGTGTGTACTCCGAAGTACTGCCTTACGATACACCTTTAAATGAAATTCTTACAAAAAACCCTTCGGGAATCATCCTTTCGGGCGGCCCTAGCTCTGTAAATATTGAGAATGCCCGGCTCGTCGATAAAAACCTTCTGGAACAGGGGATTCCGGTGCTTGGCATTTGCTACGGTATGCAACTGATTACGCATCTTTTGGATGGTAAGGTGAAAAGAGGCGAAAAAGGTGAATATGGTAAAGCCACCCTCGAAATCAAAAAATCAAATACGTTACTTTCAGGTGCCAGCCAGTTTTCTACGGTATGGATGAGTCATTTCGATGAAGTTCAGGAAATACCAGCCGGTTTTGAAGTGAACGCGGTAAGTGATGTGATTTCAGCAATTTCTAACGAGGCTCAGCGCATCTACGGCGTACAGTTCCATCCAGAAGTGTCACACACGGAGGAGGGCGCTCGCATCATCGAAAATTTTGTCTTCGGTATCTGTCATGCGCCAAAAGACTGGAAACTAACCAATTATATCGACAGCGCGGTTGCCGAAATCAGAGCAAAAGTCGGCAGCCAGAAAGTGATTTTAGGACTTTCCGGTGGTGTGGATTCTTCTGTGGCCGCTGTACTCATCCATAAGGCAATTGGTGACCAACTACAGTGTATTTTTGTCGATACCGGCTTGCTCCGCAAAGATGAAGCTGAAAAAGTAATGACCAATTATGGCGAACATTTTCACTTGAATATTAAATTGATTGACGCAAAGGACCGTTTTCTCGGTAAACTCAAGGGTATTTCAGACCCTGAAGAAAAAAGGAAGATTATCGGTAATGAATTTGTAGCGGTATTCGATGAAGAATCTCACAAAATTGAAGGTGCTAAATTTTTAGCTCAAGGCACTATTTACCCTGATGTCATTGAAAGCCAGTCGGTTAAAGGCCCGTCTGCTGTCATTAAATCCCACCATAATGTTGGTGGTTTACCTGAAGAAATGGATTTTGAACTTTTAGAACCACTGCGCGAACTCTTTAAAGATGAAGTACGCAAAGTTGGGGAAGAGCTGGGCATCCCAGCGCATTTGGTTCATCGTCATCCGTTCCCGGGACCCGGACTGGGGATCAGGATTTTGGGAGAGGTGGACGAAGAAAAAGTAACCATTCTGCAACATGCAGATGATATCTTTATTGAAGAACTGTATAAAAACAACCTTTACGATAAAGTTTCGCAGGCATTCGTCGTGTTACTGCCCGTAAAATCTGTCGGTGTGATGGGGGATGAGAGAACGTATGAATATACCGCCGTTGTACGTTCAGCGAATACCACCGATTTTATGACTGCGACCTTCAGTAAGTTTCCGTGGGAATTTCTTGAAACGGTCTCTAACAGAATCATTAATGAGGTGCGTGGTATTAACCGTGTGACGTACGACATCTCCAGCAAACCGCCGGCAACTATTGAGTGGGAATAA
- a CDS encoding transposase gives MNGNELVFREEKNYVFFLEKLKSYLLPVLDIYAYCLMQNHIHLLVVFKTKYEVSKNLNIETADMDGEKSHQMLMKPFSNLLNSYAKAYNKMYGRRGALFLDYLKRIRIDDEQYLLNTFKYIHRNPISHGFVRDASEWKFSSYRSYLHPETASAVTRDFMLKYFDSTDDFIQFHKNPEPEP, from the coding sequence GTGAACGGAAACGAGCTTGTTTTTCGTGAAGAAAAAAACTATGTTTTTTTTCTTGAAAAACTAAAGTCTTATCTGTTGCCGGTTTTGGATATTTACGCTTACTGTTTAATGCAAAATCACATTCACCTGTTGGTTGTCTTCAAAACAAAGTACGAGGTTTCTAAGAATCTGAATATAGAAACGGCAGATATGGACGGTGAAAAATCGCATCAGATGCTGATGAAACCTTTCAGTAATTTACTTAATTCTTATGCAAAAGCTTATAATAAAATGTATGGCCGACGGGGCGCACTGTTTTTAGATTATTTGAAGAGAATAAGAATAGATGACGAACAATATTTATTAAATACCTTCAAATATATTCATAGGAATCCTATCAGTCACGGTTTTGTGCGTGATGCAAGTGAATGGAAATTTTCATCTTATCGAAGCTATTTGCATCCTGAAACGGCATCGGCAGTAACGCGGGATTTTATGCTGAAATATTTTGACTCAACAGATGATTTTATCCAATTTCATAAGAACCCTGAACCTGAACCGTGA
- the purN gene encoding phosphoribosylglycinamide formyltransferase yields the protein MTTKRICILVSGGGTNLQRIIDAVLSGEIPEAEIIKVIADRPCFATTRAENHGIEVAQLKRGKNFQQQLLDAIPPDTDFMVLAGFLSILNEEICTRFKGRIINIHPALLPKFGGAGMWGAHVHKAVIEAGETYSGATVHYVTPGIDEGEIILQEAVAISEGETPDSLAKKIHEIEYRIFPKAIKKALAQLQEK from the coding sequence ATGACCACAAAAAGAATCTGCATACTTGTTTCTGGCGGTGGCACCAATCTTCAGCGCATCATTGACGCAGTACTGAGTGGTGAAATACCCGAGGCTGAAATTATAAAAGTAATCGCTGACCGCCCTTGTTTCGCGACCACAAGAGCAGAGAATCACGGCATAGAAGTCGCTCAGCTTAAAAGAGGAAAAAATTTTCAGCAGCAGTTGCTTGATGCCATTCCGCCCGATACCGATTTTATGGTGCTCGCAGGGTTTCTATCTATATTAAACGAAGAAATTTGTACGAGATTCAAAGGAAGGATAATCAATATCCATCCGGCTTTACTGCCGAAATTTGGTGGTGCGGGCATGTGGGGAGCTCATGTACATAAAGCAGTAATTGAGGCCGGCGAAACCTACAGTGGCGCCACAGTGCATTACGTAACGCCGGGCATCGATGAGGGAGAAATCATCCTGCAGGAAGCAGTAGCCATTAGTGAAGGTGAAACACCAGATTCCTTAGCAAAAAAAATACACGAAATAGAATACCGGATTTTCCCGAAGGCTATTAAGAAAGCACTTGCTCAACTTCAGGAAAAATAA
- a CDS encoding nuclear transport factor 2 family protein codes for MKNLTLVLAILLCSFASLHAQTKGFYENVQKKNINKVLDDLNAFAAAADYKNYFDLYAEESTFIGTDATEVWNKKEFMVWAKPFFDKGKAWNFTSLKRNITFSKNGTYAWFDEILDTQMKICRGSGVLEKIGGEWKIRQYVLSATVPNDVIDEVTKMKAPIEDPIISKLKK; via the coding sequence ATGAAAAACCTCACCCTCGTCCTCGCCATCCTCCTTTGCTCTTTCGCAAGCCTCCACGCCCAAACCAAAGGCTTCTACGAAAACGTGCAGAAGAAAAACATCAATAAAGTTCTGGATGATCTCAATGCGTTTGCAGCTGCAGCAGATTATAAAAATTACTTCGATCTGTACGCGGAAGAATCTACATTCATCGGAACCGATGCCACCGAAGTCTGGAATAAAAAAGAGTTCATGGTTTGGGCAAAACCTTTTTTCGATAAAGGCAAAGCCTGGAATTTTACCTCGCTCAAAAGAAACATCACTTTCAGCAAAAACGGTACCTACGCCTGGTTCGATGAGATCCTCGATACGCAGATGAAGATCTGCCGCGGCTCCGGCGTCCTCGAAAAAATCGGCGGCGAATGGAAAATCCGTCAGTACGTTTTATCGGCCACCGTTCCGAATGACGTCATCGATGAAGTCACCAAAATGAAAGCGCCGATCGAAGATCCGATCATTTCTAAATTAAAAAAATAA
- a CDS encoding DUF808 domain-containing protein, with translation MASGFFAILDDIAALMDDVAVTAKMATQKTAGILGDDLAVNAEKATGFLESREIPVLMKIMKGSFINKLIIVPAVFLLEWLYSPAITLILIAGGFYLAYEGIEKIIEFLFHRKKKGHEVIEERAASTISAEQNEKTKVQSAITTDFILSLEIVIIALASAKQGYESLKSQFDPMLVEIVTVSIVAIIATVGVYGIVALIVRMDDAGLRLIKKSKTEKGFLVSFGTFLVNALPWVIKGLAVVGTVALILVAGGIFVHNIEWIHHHFLPNFNSLLREALAGIIGGLVAIPVFALGKKLFAMIKKPTN, from the coding sequence ATGGCTTCAGGCTTTTTTGCAATCTTGGATGATATTGCCGCGCTGATGGATGATGTGGCAGTCACCGCAAAAATGGCAACCCAAAAAACGGCCGGAATCTTAGGTGACGACCTGGCGGTAAACGCCGAAAAAGCTACAGGTTTCCTGGAGTCGCGCGAAATTCCTGTTCTGATGAAGATCATGAAAGGTTCGTTCATCAACAAACTCATCATCGTGCCCGCGGTTTTTTTGCTTGAATGGCTATATTCCCCTGCGATCACGCTGATACTAATAGCCGGAGGCTTCTACCTTGCGTATGAGGGCATCGAAAAAATCATCGAGTTTCTTTTCCACCGCAAGAAAAAAGGACACGAAGTAATTGAAGAAAGAGCGGCGAGTACTATCAGCGCTGAACAGAACGAGAAAACCAAGGTTCAGTCGGCGATAACGACTGATTTCATTCTTTCGTTGGAAATTGTGATCATCGCTTTGGCCTCGGCCAAACAGGGTTATGAGTCGCTGAAAAGTCAATTTGATCCGATGTTAGTCGAAATCGTTACCGTTTCAATCGTCGCGATCATCGCAACAGTAGGTGTTTACGGAATTGTGGCGTTAATTGTCCGTATGGATGATGCCGGCTTGCGCCTCATCAAAAAATCGAAAACCGAAAAAGGATTTCTGGTTTCATTCGGAACTTTTCTGGTAAACGCGCTGCCTTGGGTAATCAAAGGGCTCGCGGTTGTGGGTACAGTTGCGCTGATTTTAGTCGCGGGAGGCATTTTCGTTCACAATATTGAGTGGATTCACCATCATTTCTTGCCAAACTTCAATTCACTTTTGCGGGAAGCTTTAGCCGGTATTATCGGTGGATTAGTCGCAATTCCTGTATTTGCATTGGGCAAAAAACTGTTTGCAATGATTAAGAAACCAACGAACTAA
- the purH gene encoding bifunctional phosphoribosylaminoimidazolecarboxamide formyltransferase/IMP cyclohydrolase, whose amino-acid sequence MLKKRALISVSDKTHLIDFAKFLEENNYELISTGGTFKHLKEAGLQPVQIDDVTGFPEMLNGRVKTLHPKVHGGLLAVRTSEEHMQAVSDHGIGLIDMVIVNLYPFFENANADISLQEKVEFIDIGGPSMLRSGAKNFSAVTVITDVADYAKVQQEITVSGDTSLETRKKLAGKVFNLTAAYDAAISMMLLDEEYPQYLNASYKKISDLRYGENPHQSAAYYVSTTDSGAMKDFEILGGKELSFNNLRDMDLCWKVVNEFKTEMACCAVKHSTPCGVAVGTDALETYKNTFECDPVSIFGGIVGMNFKIDKGTAEELNKTFLEIVMAPEFDEDALETLRKKKNLRIIKIKNAVSDRHTWEKTDGGMLVQETDTHFSENIATVTLTVPTAEQQEALLFAQRVVKYVKSNAIVVSNGKQALGIGGGEVNRIWATQQAIARAKEKFSGDLVLASDAFFPFRDVVDYCAAEGIKAIIQPGGSMRDQDSVDAANEHKIPMMFTGMRHFLH is encoded by the coding sequence ATGTTAAAAAAGCGCGCGCTGATCTCAGTTTCGGATAAAACCCACCTGATTGATTTTGCAAAATTTTTAGAAGAAAACAATTACGAACTCATTTCCACCGGTGGCACCTTCAAGCATCTTAAAGAAGCAGGGTTGCAGCCCGTACAGATAGATGATGTTACCGGCTTCCCTGAAATGCTCAACGGCCGTGTGAAGACGCTGCACCCGAAAGTACACGGCGGCCTGCTGGCAGTACGCACCAGCGAGGAGCATATGCAAGCCGTCAGCGATCACGGCATTGGCCTTATTGACATGGTGATCGTCAATCTTTATCCGTTTTTCGAAAATGCCAACGCTGATATTTCACTTCAGGAAAAGGTGGAGTTTATTGATATCGGCGGGCCTTCCATGTTGCGTTCAGGCGCTAAAAATTTCAGTGCGGTTACGGTGATTACTGATGTGGCCGATTATGCCAAAGTGCAGCAGGAAATCACCGTATCTGGTGATACCAGTTTAGAAACCCGTAAAAAACTTGCCGGTAAAGTCTTTAACCTTACGGCAGCGTATGATGCGGCCATTTCAATGATGTTGTTGGATGAAGAGTATCCGCAGTATCTGAATGCGTCTTATAAGAAAATATCGGATCTGCGTTATGGCGAGAACCCACATCAATCGGCAGCTTATTATGTTTCAACAACCGACAGCGGGGCGATGAAGGATTTTGAAATTTTAGGCGGAAAAGAGCTTTCATTCAATAACCTTCGGGATATGGACCTTTGTTGGAAGGTGGTGAATGAGTTTAAGACTGAAATGGCCTGCTGTGCGGTAAAGCATTCCACGCCATGCGGTGTAGCTGTAGGAACAGATGCTTTGGAAACTTATAAAAATACTTTCGAGTGCGATCCTGTTTCAATATTTGGGGGTATTGTGGGTATGAATTTCAAAATTGATAAAGGTACTGCGGAAGAGCTCAATAAAACATTCCTGGAGATTGTCATGGCGCCCGAGTTCGATGAGGACGCGCTGGAAACTCTGAGAAAGAAAAAAAACCTACGCATCATAAAAATCAAAAATGCAGTATCCGACAGACACACATGGGAGAAAACCGACGGTGGAATGCTGGTGCAGGAAACCGATACGCATTTTTCAGAAAATATAGCGACTGTCACGCTCACCGTACCTACCGCTGAACAGCAAGAAGCCCTTTTGTTCGCACAGCGGGTGGTAAAATATGTAAAATCTAACGCTATAGTGGTTTCTAACGGCAAGCAGGCCTTAGGGATCGGTGGTGGGGAAGTGAACCGGATTTGGGCTACACAACAGGCTATTGCACGGGCCAAAGAAAAGTTTAGTGGTGATTTGGTACTCGCTTCCGATGCTTTTTTCCCGTTCCGCGATGTGGTAGATTATTGCGCTGCAGAAGGTATTAAAGCCATCATTCAGCCTGGCGGCAGTATGCGCGACCAAGACAGCGTGGATGCGGCTAACGAACATAAGATCCCGATGATGTTTACAGGAATGCGCCACTTTTTGCATTGA
- a CDS encoding pirin family protein gives MKTVYHKADTRGFADHGWLKSYHSFNFANHYDPERMNFGALRVLNDDQVASGRGFGKHPHRDMEIISIPLEGDLEHQDSMGTSAVIRKGEIQVMSAGTGVQHSEFNRNKDQLVKFLQIWVIPNKMNVTPRYDQISIKENEKLNDFQQILSPNPDDEGVWIHQNAWFNLAKFDKGNAKEYKIHQNGNGVYVFVLEGSAKIGDQILERRDGFGIWETESFTLEALGDSEILLMEVPMQF, from the coding sequence ATGAAAACAGTATATCATAAAGCCGACACAAGAGGTTTCGCCGATCATGGTTGGTTGAAATCTTATCACAGTTTTAATTTCGCCAATCATTACGATCCCGAAAGAATGAATTTCGGCGCATTGCGAGTTTTAAACGACGATCAGGTTGCTTCCGGAAGGGGTTTTGGGAAACATCCGCACCGCGATATGGAGATCATTTCAATTCCGCTGGAAGGCGATCTGGAACATCAGGATTCAATGGGAACTTCGGCCGTAATCCGGAAGGGTGAAATTCAGGTCATGAGCGCTGGTACCGGTGTTCAGCACAGCGAATTCAACAGAAATAAAGATCAGCTTGTAAAATTTCTCCAGATTTGGGTGATTCCGAATAAAATGAATGTCACGCCGCGTTACGACCAGATCAGTATTAAAGAAAACGAAAAACTTAATGATTTCCAGCAGATTCTTTCACCAAATCCCGATGATGAAGGCGTATGGATTCATCAGAATGCGTGGTTTAACTTAGCTAAATTTGATAAAGGAAACGCCAAGGAATACAAAATCCATCAAAATGGAAACGGCGTCTACGTTTTCGTGCTGGAAGGTTCAGCGAAAATCGGCGATCAAATTCTGGAAAGAAGAGACGGTTTTGGAATTTGGGAAACCGAAAGTTTTACATTAGAAGCACTTGGAGATTCGGAAATCCTGCTGATGGAAGTTCCGATGCAATTTTAA
- a CDS encoding MFS transporter yields MAKKIKPNLQLAQIINMSMGFLGIQMAFGLQNGNASRILQNLGADVHHLSWFWLVAPFTGLIVQPIIGHMGDHTWSEKWGRRKPYFLIGALLTAVGLVFLPNSASVGVFLGSGVLLFAVLFLALMDASINVAMEPFRALVGDMLPKSQGTVGFSVQTILIGIGAVIGSNMPAWLTMLGVSNVAPEGFVPDSVIYSFYVGAAVLLLTILYTIFTTKEYSPKDFADFSEEEPHEVTPRFSDIFRDFANIPPLMKSLGVVQFFSWFALFTMWVYTTSSVATHHFGLSPDDAKSEQFNNAGNLVGELFGYYNLFAIGFAFLLIPLANKIGKKQTHALALFSGGIGLISMYFIENTSLLWIPMVGIGFAWASILAMPYAMLINAIPLKKMGVYMGIFNFFIVLPQIVNGIIGGPVVHSIFGNFAIGYVVAGGVAMIIAAGISLTLKGVGKDDDAEMETV; encoded by the coding sequence ATGGCTAAAAAAATAAAACCAAACCTGCAACTCGCTCAGATCATCAACATGAGCATGGGTTTTCTCGGAATCCAGATGGCGTTTGGCCTGCAAAACGGTAACGCGAGCCGCATCCTGCAAAACTTAGGCGCCGACGTGCATCACCTTTCCTGGTTCTGGCTGGTCGCACCTTTCACGGGACTTATCGTGCAGCCGATCATCGGCCACATGGGCGATCACACGTGGTCAGAAAAATGGGGGCGGCGAAAACCGTACTTTCTGATTGGTGCTTTGCTTACCGCGGTCGGACTGGTGTTTTTGCCGAACTCGGCGTCGGTGGGCGTCTTTTTGGGCAGCGGCGTTTTGCTTTTCGCGGTACTTTTCCTTGCACTGATGGATGCGTCGATCAATGTCGCGATGGAGCCTTTCCGCGCGCTGGTAGGCGATATGTTACCGAAAAGTCAGGGAACAGTTGGGTTTTCGGTTCAAACTATTTTAATCGGAATCGGTGCCGTAATCGGTTCAAATATGCCGGCCTGGCTCACAATGCTCGGCGTTTCGAACGTCGCGCCGGAAGGTTTTGTGCCCGATTCGGTGATCTATTCATTTTACGTCGGTGCGGCGGTTTTACTTTTAACCATACTTTACACGATTTTCACTACGAAAGAATACTCACCGAAAGATTTCGCGGATTTTTCGGAGGAAGAACCACATGAGGTCACACCACGGTTTTCGGATATTTTCAGGGATTTTGCCAATATTCCTCCATTAATGAAAAGTCTCGGCGTCGTGCAGTTTTTCTCATGGTTTGCGCTTTTCACGATGTGGGTTTACACAACAAGTTCCGTGGCAACGCACCATTTCGGGCTGTCTCCGGACGATGCAAAGTCAGAACAGTTCAACAACGCAGGAAACCTGGTGGGCGAACTTTTCGGTTATTACAACCTGTTTGCGATCGGTTTTGCGTTTCTGTTGATTCCGTTGGCCAATAAAATCGGCAAAAAACAGACGCATGCGCTCGCACTTTTTAGTGGTGGTATCGGACTTATTTCAATGTATTTCATCGAAAATACATCACTTCTTTGGATTCCAATGGTAGGAATCGGATTTGCATGGGCGAGTATTCTCGCGATGCCTTACGCCATGCTGATCAACGCCATCCCACTTAAAAAAATGGGCGTGTACATGGGTATTTTCAATTTCTTTATCGTGCTTCCGCAGATCGTGAACGGAATCATCGGCGGGCCGGTTGTGCACAGCATTTTCGGGAATTTTGCGATTGGTTATGTAGTTGCCGGTGGTGTCGCGATGATCATCGCGGCAGGGATCTCGCTTACTTTGAAAGGTGTAGGTAAAGATGACGACGCTGAAATGGAAACCGTTTAG